The Pelagibacterium halotolerans B2 nucleotide sequence ATCGAGGGTGCCTCCGAAGGCGCCGGATTGGGCGATCGGTTCCTGGGCCATGTGGAACGGTGTGGCGTGCTGATCCATCTTGTGGACGGCACCCAGGAGGACGTGGTCGGCGCCTATAAAACCATCCGCAACGAACTTGAAGCCTATGGCGGCGGACTTGTCGGCAAGGAGGAAATCCTCTGCCTCAACAAGATCGACGCTTTGGACGAGGATACGCTCGCCGAACGCCTGAACGCCCTGAAAGCGGCATCGGGCAGCGATGTGCTGGCCATTTCGGGCGCGACCGGAAAGAACGTGGAAGCCGTGCTTTATGCAGTGCTTGCCGTGCTCGACCACAACAAGGAGAACGAGGCGCGCTCGTCGCGAACCGAACTCAAGGACAAATGGGTGCCCTGATGCTGCCCCAGGGGGACGAAGCGCAAAATCCTTTGGCCGGACACAGGCGGCTGGTCATAAAGATCGGCTCGGCCCTGCTTGTCGATGACAAATCGGGCAAGCTGCGCACCGAATGGCTCGCGGCTCTGGCCAGTGACATTGCCGCGCTCAAGGCCGAAGGGCGCGACATGGTGATCGTGTCCTCGGGTGCCATCGCGTTAGGCCGTCGCATTCTGGGCCTGCCCGGCAAGACCCTGCCGCTCGATCAGAGCCAGGCGGCGGCGAGCGCGGGACAGATTGCCCTCTCTCAGGCCTGGGCCAGCCATTTGGGCCAGCACGTCATCACCACCGGTCAGATTCTTCTGACCCCCAATATCACCGAGGAGCGGCGCTATTTTCTCAATGCCCGCACCACGGTCAACACGCTTTTGGGACTGGGCGCGGTTCCGATTATCAATGAAAACGACTCGGTGGCGACCTTCGAGATTCGCTATGGCGACAATGACCGGCTTTCGGCCCGCGTCGCCACGATGATCGAAGCGGATATGCTCGTCCTGCTCTCCGATATCGACGGCCTCTATACAGCACCCCCGGCGCAAAATCCCGATGCGCGCCATATCCCCCACGTTGCCGAGATCACCCCCGAGATCGAGGCCATGGCCGGCGGCGCCGCAAGCCATCTCTCCCGCGGCGGCATGACCACCAAGCTCGGCGCGGGCAAGATCGCCGCCAGTGCCGGGACCGCAATGATCATCGCACAGGGCACCGGTTTGAACCCGCTGCGTGGTCTCACTCAGGGTGGCCGGCACACGCTTTTTGCCCCGGCGACCAACGCCACCGCCGCCCGCA carries:
- the proB gene encoding glutamate 5-kinase; amino-acid sequence: MGALMLPQGDEAQNPLAGHRRLVIKIGSALLVDDKSGKLRTEWLAALASDIAALKAEGRDMVIVSSGAIALGRRILGLPGKTLPLDQSQAAASAGQIALSQAWASHLGQHVITTGQILLTPNITEERRYFLNARTTVNTLLGLGAVPIINENDSVATFEIRYGDNDRLSARVATMIEADMLVLLSDIDGLYTAPPAQNPDARHIPHVAEITPEIEAMAGGAASHLSRGGMTTKLGAGKIAASAGTAMIIAQGTGLNPLRGLTQGGRHTLFAPATNATAARKRWIMGTLEVTGQITIDDGAVRALKSGRSLLPIGVVKLRGDFVRGDVVAVRDLADREIARGLVGLDRDAADLVIGKKSETIKDMLGPSTRTELVHRDNLVLLSQ